The Kluyvera intermedia genome window below encodes:
- the fdnG gene encoding formate dehydrogenase-N subunit alpha produces MQVSRRQFFKICAGGMAGTTAAALGFAPGIALAETRQYKLLRTRETRNTCTYCSVGCGLLMYSLGDGAKNAKASIFHIEGDPDHPVNRGALCPKGAGLVDFIHSESRLKHPEYRAPGSDKWQKISWDEAFDRIAKLMKADRDANFIEKNDAGTTVNRWLTTGMLCASASSNETGFLTQKFTRALGMLAVDNQARVUHGPTVASLAPTFGRGAMTNHWVDIKNANLIVVMGGNAAEAHPVGFRWAMEAKIHNGAKLIVIDPRFTRTASVADFYAPIRSGTDITFLSGVMLYLLNNEKFNREYTEAYTNASLIVREDFSFDDGLFSGYDAQARKYDKTSWNYELDENGYAKRDTTLTHPRCVWNLLKQHISRYTPEMVENICGTPKADFLKVCEYIAETSAHDKTASFLYALGWTQHSIGSQNIRTMAMIQLLLGNMGMAGGGVNALRGHSNIQGLTDLGLLSQSLPGYMTLPSEKQTDLQTYLTASTPKPLLEGQVNYWGNYPKFFVSMMKTFYGDKATAENSWGFDWLPKWDKGYDVLQYFEMMKEGQVNGYLCQGFNPVASFPNKNKTVAALSKLKYLVTIDPLNTETSTFWQNHGESNDVDPSKIQTEVFRLPSTCFAEENGSIVNSGRWLQWHWKGADGPGEAVTDGQILAGIFLRLRKMYAEEGGPAPEQVLNMSWNYSTPEEPASEEVAMENNGKALADIIDPATGAVIVKKGQQLSSFAQLRDDGTTASGCWIFAGSWTPDGNQMARRDNADPSGLGNTLGWAWAWPLNRRILYNRASADPQGKPWDPKRQLLKWDGAKWGGVDIPDYSAAAPGSNVGPFIMQPEGMGRLFALDKMAEGPFPEHYEPFETPLGTNPLHPNVISNPAARIFKGDKEALGTADKFPYVGTTYRLTEHFHYWTKHALLNAIAQPEQFVEIGEKLANKLGIAHGDTVKVSSNRGYIKAKAVVTKRIRTLKADGKDIDTIGIPIHWGYEGVAKKGFIANTLTPSVGDANSQTPEFKSFLVNVEKV; encoded by the coding sequence ATGCAGGTCAGCAGAAGACAGTTCTTTAAGATCTGCGCTGGCGGTATGGCAGGAACCACGGCAGCGGCGCTGGGCTTTGCCCCGGGCATCGCACTCGCGGAAACACGGCAGTACAAGTTGCTGCGCACCCGTGAGACTCGTAACACCTGCACTTACTGCTCTGTCGGTTGTGGGCTATTGATGTATAGCCTCGGCGACGGCGCAAAAAACGCAAAAGCCTCGATTTTCCATATCGAAGGGGACCCGGATCACCCGGTTAACCGTGGCGCACTGTGCCCGAAAGGCGCAGGCCTGGTGGACTTTATCCACTCAGAAAGCCGTCTGAAGCATCCTGAATACCGCGCACCAGGCTCCGATAAATGGCAGAAAATCAGTTGGGATGAAGCGTTTGATCGCATCGCCAAACTGATGAAAGCTGACCGTGACGCCAACTTTATTGAAAAGAACGATGCCGGGACTACCGTCAACCGTTGGTTGACCACCGGTATGCTGTGCGCATCGGCATCCAGTAACGAAACCGGATTTTTAACCCAGAAATTTACGCGCGCGCTCGGTATGCTCGCGGTCGACAACCAAGCACGTGTCTGACACGGACCAACGGTAGCAAGTCTTGCTCCAACATTTGGTCGCGGTGCGATGACCAACCACTGGGTCGACATCAAGAACGCCAACCTCATCGTGGTGATGGGCGGTAACGCCGCAGAAGCTCACCCAGTTGGGTTCCGCTGGGCGATGGAAGCCAAAATCCACAACGGCGCGAAGCTGATAGTTATCGATCCCCGCTTTACGCGTACCGCGTCGGTGGCAGATTTCTACGCCCCTATTCGCTCCGGTACTGACATTACGTTCCTGTCAGGCGTCATGCTGTACCTGTTGAATAATGAAAAATTCAACCGTGAGTACACCGAGGCCTACACCAACGCCAGCCTTATCGTACGTGAAGATTTCAGCTTCGACGACGGCCTGTTCAGCGGCTATGACGCACAGGCGCGTAAGTACGATAAAACGTCCTGGAACTACGAGCTGGATGAGAACGGTTACGCCAAACGCGATACCACCCTCACCCATCCGCGCTGCGTGTGGAATCTGCTGAAGCAGCATATTTCCCGCTACACGCCGGAGATGGTAGAGAATATTTGTGGGACGCCAAAAGCCGACTTCCTCAAAGTCTGTGAATACATCGCAGAAACCAGCGCGCACGATAAAACTGCTTCATTCCTGTACGCCCTGGGCTGGACGCAGCACTCCATCGGTTCGCAGAACATCCGTACCATGGCAATGATTCAGCTGCTGCTCGGCAACATGGGCATGGCTGGCGGCGGCGTGAACGCCCTGCGTGGTCACTCCAACATTCAGGGGCTGACCGACTTAGGATTGCTGTCGCAAAGCCTGCCAGGCTACATGACGTTGCCAAGCGAAAAACAGACTGACCTGCAAACTTACCTCACCGCCAGCACGCCAAAACCGCTGCTGGAAGGCCAGGTGAACTACTGGGGCAATTACCCGAAATTCTTCGTCTCAATGATGAAGACCTTCTATGGCGATAAAGCCACGGCTGAAAACAGCTGGGGCTTTGACTGGTTGCCGAAGTGGGATAAAGGGTACGACGTGCTGCAGTACTTCGAGATGATGAAAGAGGGCCAGGTCAACGGTTATCTCTGCCAGGGCTTTAACCCGGTTGCCTCATTCCCGAACAAAAACAAAACGGTCGCAGCGCTTTCGAAACTGAAATACCTGGTGACCATCGACCCACTCAACACCGAAACGTCGACGTTCTGGCAGAACCACGGTGAGTCTAACGATGTTGATCCGTCGAAAATCCAGACCGAAGTGTTCCGTCTGCCATCCACCTGTTTCGCCGAAGAGAACGGTTCTATCGTTAACTCCGGTCGCTGGTTGCAGTGGCACTGGAAAGGCGCTGACGGCCCAGGGGAGGCGGTAACCGACGGCCAAATTCTCGCCGGTATCTTCTTACGCCTGCGTAAAATGTACGCTGAAGAAGGCGGCCCGGCACCTGAGCAGGTGCTGAACATGAGCTGGAACTACTCAACGCCGGAAGAACCTGCGTCTGAGGAAGTGGCGATGGAAAACAACGGTAAAGCGCTGGCCGATATTATCGACCCAGCCACCGGAGCGGTCATCGTCAAGAAAGGCCAGCAGCTCAGTTCGTTTGCTCAATTGCGTGATGACGGCACCACCGCCAGCGGCTGCTGGATCTTTGCCGGTAGCTGGACGCCTGACGGTAACCAGATGGCGCGTCGCGATAACGCCGACCCATCCGGCCTTGGCAACACGCTGGGCTGGGCCTGGGCTTGGCCGCTGAACCGCCGCATTCTGTATAACCGCGCTTCCGCAGACCCACAGGGCAAACCGTGGGATCCAAAACGCCAGCTCCTGAAATGGGACGGCGCGAAGTGGGGCGGTGTCGATATCCCGGACTACAGTGCCGCCGCACCAGGCAGCAACGTCGGGCCGTTTATCATGCAGCCGGAAGGGATGGGACGCCTGTTCGCCCTTGATAAGATGGCGGAAGGTCCGTTCCCGGAACACTACGAGCCGTTTGAAACACCGCTGGGGACCAACCCACTGCACCCGAACGTGATCTCCAACCCTGCCGCCCGTATCTTTAAAGGCGACAAGGAAGCGTTAGGTACAGCGGATAAGTTCCCGTACGTCGGCACCACCTATCGTCTGACCGAGCACTTCCACTACTGGACCAAGCATGCGTTGCTTAACGCTATCGCTCAGCCGGAACAGTTTGTAGAGATTGGCGAAAAACTGGCGAATAAGCTGGGTATTGCCCATGGCGATACCGTTAAAGTCTCCTCCAACCGTGGCTATATTAAAGCCAAAGCGGTGGTGACCAAGCGTATTCGCACGTTGAAGGCAGACGGTAAGGATATCGATACCATCGGTATTCCGATCCACTGGGGCTATGAAGGTGTGGCGAAGAAAGGGTTTATTGCCAATACCCTGACACCGTCCGTCGGTGATGCAAACTCGCAGACGCCGGAGTTTAAGTCCTTCCTCGTGAACGTGGAAAAGGTGTAA
- a CDS encoding DUF1471 domain-containing protein, producing the protein MKSIKTFVAVIALATSFGSFAAQTVTASASTLDGAEAKIAAQAEQAGASSYKITQAYSGNRVHMTAELNK; encoded by the coding sequence ATGAAAAGCATCAAAACTTTTGTCGCAGTTATCGCTCTCGCAACTTCTTTCGGTTCATTCGCAGCACAAACCGTCACCGCCAGTGCTTCTACTCTTGACGGTGCAGAAGCAAAAATCGCCGCTCAGGCCGAACAAGCGGGTGCAAGCTCTTACAAAATCACCCAGGCTTACAGCGGTAACCGCGTGCACATGACCGCAGAACTGAACAAATAA
- the fdhD gene encoding formate dehydrogenase accessory sulfurtransferase FdhD: MQPTQDILAEEVPVALVYNGISHVVMMATPKDLEAFAIGFSLSEGIIEHPREIFGMDVVPACNGMEVRIELSSRRFMGLKERRRALAGRTGCGVCGVEQLNDIGKPIQPLPFSQIFDLAHLDYALRHLDDVQPVGRETGCTHAAAWVMPSGELVGGHEDVGRHVALDKLLGHRAKEGALWQKGAALVSSRASYEMVQKSAMCGVEILFAVSAATTLAVEVAERCNLTLVGFCKPGRATIYTHPQRLIGG, from the coding sequence ATGCAACCCACTCAGGATATTCTTGCAGAAGAAGTTCCCGTTGCGTTGGTCTACAACGGCATCTCTCACGTCGTGATGATGGCGACGCCGAAAGATCTGGAAGCTTTTGCGATAGGTTTCTCTTTATCTGAAGGCATTATCGAGCATCCGCGCGAAATCTTCGGTATGGACGTCGTCCCTGCCTGCAACGGCATGGAGGTCAGAATCGAGCTTTCCAGCCGCCGCTTCATGGGGCTAAAAGAGCGCCGCCGGGCGCTCGCTGGCCGCACAGGCTGTGGCGTGTGTGGCGTTGAGCAGCTCAACGATATCGGGAAGCCTATCCAACCGCTGCCGTTTAGCCAGATATTTGATCTGGCCCATCTCGATTATGCACTCCGTCATTTAGATGACGTTCAGCCAGTGGGCCGTGAAACGGGTTGTACACATGCTGCCGCGTGGGTGATGCCCTCGGGTGAGCTGGTGGGCGGGCATGAGGATGTGGGTCGTCACGTGGCGCTCGATAAGCTGCTGGGACATCGCGCCAAAGAGGGCGCGCTATGGCAGAAAGGTGCTGCGCTGGTGTCCAGCCGCGCCAGTTATGAAATGGTGCAGAAGTCTGCAATGTGTGGCGTTGAGATCCTGTTTGCAGTATCCGCCGCGACAACGCTGGCCGTAGAGGTTGCCGAGCGTTGTAATCTGACGCTGGTCGGTTTTTGCAAGCCGGGCCGGGCGACGATTTACACCCACCCGCAGCGATTAATCGGTGGTTAA